The proteins below are encoded in one region of Candidatus Zixiibacteriota bacterium:
- a CDS encoding NADH-quinone oxidoreductase subunit L, with protein sequence GTFHLMTHAFFKACLFLGAGSVIHAVHTQNIHHMGGLSRKMKITSITFVIASLSIAGIFPLSGFWSKDEIIASAEGHPFFLVLAIAVAFMTAFYMFRLVFLTFFGEPRDQKAHDHAHESPSTMTWPLIILAFLSIFAGWVGIPWLPKNFGSFVLDYGHHDHHVHFNWMLAGISTVVAVSGILLAYLMYIRRSISSEKLTQQFKAIHTFLFNKWFWDEIYDTIVIGPTLWAAGFLAVFDKLVIDGIVNFMGKSTLVLSWVSNLFDRYVVDGAVNGAGYVTRGFGLLFSRFQTGRVFNYAFVIVLGVVVILIIKLF encoded by the coding sequence GGAACATTCCACCTGATGACCCACGCCTTCTTCAAGGCCTGCCTGTTTTTGGGCGCTGGTTCGGTGATCCACGCGGTCCACACCCAGAACATCCATCACATGGGTGGACTCTCGCGTAAGATGAAAATAACTTCGATAACTTTTGTAATAGCTTCGCTGTCAATCGCCGGAATCTTCCCGCTTTCGGGGTTCTGGTCAAAAGATGAAATTATTGCTTCTGCCGAAGGTCACCCGTTTTTCCTGGTGCTGGCAATCGCGGTTGCTTTCATGACGGCGTTTTATATGTTCCGGCTTGTGTTTCTGACCTTCTTTGGAGAGCCCCGAGACCAGAAAGCACACGATCACGCCCATGAGTCTCCGTCGACAATGACCTGGCCGTTGATCATTCTGGCTTTTCTGTCGATCTTTGCCGGATGGGTCGGGATTCCCTGGTTGCCCAAAAACTTCGGCTCTTTCGTGTTAGATTACGGCCATCACGATCATCATGTGCATTTCAACTGGATGCTGGCCGGAATATCGACTGTTGTCGCCGTCAGCGGTATCCTGCTGGCGTACCTGATGTACATTCGCAGGTCGATCTCATCGGAGAAGCTGACACAGCAGTTCAAAGCGATACATACGTTCTTGTTCAATAAATGGTTCTGGGATGAAATTTACGATACGATCGTAATCGGACCGACCTTGTGGGCGGCCGGTTTTTTGGCTGTCTTCGACAAGCTGGTGATCGATGGTATCGTGAACTTCATGGGCAAGTCGACTTTAGTGCTGTCATGGGTATCCAACCTGTTTGACCGCTATGTGGTCGACGGCGCGGTCAACGGGGCGGGTTATGTCACCCGCGGGTTCGGATTATTGTTCTCCCGCTTCCAGACCGGACGAGTATTCAACTATGCCTTCGTGATAGTGCTGGGCGTGGTAGTAATTTTGATCATTAAGTTATTCTAA
- a CDS encoding NADH-quinone oxidoreductase subunit M — MESFSFPILTLMIFIPLVGMIVLAFTKQSQLTAIRTIASIFSGIPMILAVILLANYNPSGDFQFVEKVSWIPSLNINYFLGADGVSMPMLVLTALLSFISIVASFGITHRAKEYFIFFLLLEVGMMGVFAALDFFLFYIFWEIMLVPMYFLIGIWGGPRKIYAAIKFFLYTLFGSIFMLVGILILYFFAVEPGSAGEVARNLHTLDLTVLASMAQNENGLFLREGLQLLVWMFFFIAFAIKVPVWPFHTWLPDAHVEAPTAVSVILAGVLLKMGTYGLLRISFPILPYGTDYFSKFMAVLGVIGIIYGALVSMAQKDLKKLVAYSSVSHMGYCLLGMSVFSYFGEPFIVGISGCMFQMVSHGLITGALFLLVGVIYDRAHTREIAAFGGLWTKVPVYGSLMTFFCMASLGLPGLSGFISEFLVFVGGFAQYKVLTGIAVIGVVLTAGYFLRMIQKVFLGQFNVKWSNLTEINFREIFTVVPLAILTIMIGIYPRVLSYMMDDTLMKLSDKIINGVNIVKGILG, encoded by the coding sequence ATGGAATCTTTTTCATTCCCGATACTGACTTTGATGATCTTCATTCCGCTGGTGGGGATGATCGTTCTGGCCTTCACAAAGCAATCCCAGTTGACGGCGATTCGCACTATCGCTTCGATTTTCAGCGGTATACCGATGATACTGGCGGTCATCCTGCTTGCCAATTATAATCCTTCAGGTGATTTTCAATTCGTCGAGAAAGTCTCCTGGATTCCGTCTTTGAATATTAACTATTTTCTGGGCGCCGACGGGGTGTCCATGCCGATGCTGGTATTAACTGCACTCCTTTCTTTTATATCGATCGTGGCATCGTTTGGAATCACGCACCGCGCCAAGGAATACTTCATATTCTTTTTGCTTCTGGAAGTTGGTATGATGGGTGTCTTTGCGGCACTCGATTTCTTCCTCTTCTATATCTTCTGGGAAATTATGCTGGTTCCGATGTACTTTTTGATCGGAATCTGGGGCGGGCCTCGTAAGATCTATGCCGCCATTAAGTTCTTTTTGTACACGTTGTTCGGATCGATTTTCATGCTGGTCGGCATCCTGATACTGTATTTCTTCGCAGTCGAACCCGGTTCAGCCGGCGAGGTGGCCCGCAACCTGCATACTCTCGATCTGACAGTTCTGGCCAGCATGGCCCAGAATGAAAACGGCCTCTTTTTGAGAGAAGGCCTCCAGCTTCTGGTCTGGATGTTCTTCTTCATCGCCTTCGCGATTAAAGTCCCGGTCTGGCCGTTCCATACATGGTTGCCCGACGCTCACGTGGAAGCGCCGACTGCGGTTTCAGTCATCCTGGCCGGTGTCCTGTTAAAGATGGGTACCTATGGTCTGCTGAGAATTTCATTTCCGATTCTGCCCTACGGCACCGACTATTTCTCGAAATTCATGGCAGTCCTGGGGGTGATCGGCATTATCTATGGCGCGCTGGTGTCGATGGCACAAAAAGACCTGAAAAAACTGGTGGCTTATTCCTCGGTTTCGCATATGGGCTACTGCCTGCTGGGAATGAGCGTCTTCTCCTATTTCGGTGAGCCGTTTATCGTCGGCATATCCGGCTGTATGTTCCAGATGGTTTCCCATGGCCTGATCACCGGCGCACTGTTCCTTCTGGTCGGGGTAATCTATGACCGGGCTCATACACGCGAGATTGCAGCCTTCGGAGGTCTCTGGACCAAGGTGCCGGTCTACGGCTCCCTGATGACATTCTTCTGCATGGCATCTCTGGGGCTACCGGGCCTGTCCGGGTTTATTTCAGAATTTCTGGTATTCGTGGGAGGTTTCGCCCAGTACAAAGTCCTGACCGGTATCGCGGTTATCGGCGTGGTCCTGACCGCGGGTTACTTCCTGCGCATGATTCAAAAAGTGTTTTTGGGACAGTTCAATGTCAAATGGTCGAATCTGACTGAAATCAATTTCCGCGAGATATTCACAGTCGTGCCACTGGCAATCCTGACCATCATGATCGGTATCTATCCGCGCGTTTTGTCTTACATGATGGATGATACCCTGATGAAGCTGTCTGACAAGATAATTAACGGCGTCAATATCGTTAAGGGGATACTTGGATGA
- the nuoN gene encoding NADH-quinone oxidoreductase subunit NuoN → MSSLYRLDLMVPELFLFCWAILIFTVDLFILKKNKTPLLYLTQFGFLAAMALVVITPSGPEQVSFGFMFYNDNFASFFKIVLLLAGFMVVSSSHETVKKYITNPGEYFGLLAISTVGMMYLVSATELVSLYVALELSTIPLFVLAAIQKKQMKSSEAGLKYLILGALSSAFLLYGISFIYGMTGSTVLVEESIAMLLNSGKIQYGMVLSLVFILAGLGFKLAVVPFHMWAPDVYEGAPTPITAYLSVASKAAALAALARIIYGVYTVGTASDHWGLLIAVLASLAMIIGNVAAILQNNIKRMLAYSSIAQAGYILVGFVAASQLGISSISIYIFAYLFANLGAFAVVIAAGHKLESDQIKDYGALVKKSPFLAACLTVFLLSLAGIPPLAGFIAKYRVFMAAIENGNYFWLVMIAVATSVVSIFYYVRVVKEMFITEKSPLDKEGETPARWQLSSPVTVAILIGLIGTLIVGIYPQPFLDLADTVTQSFVY, encoded by the coding sequence ATGAGTTCACTGTACCGTCTCGACCTGATGGTTCCGGAGCTGTTTCTGTTCTGCTGGGCCATCCTGATATTCACTGTCGATCTGTTCATACTCAAAAAGAACAAGACTCCGCTTCTTTATCTTACGCAATTCGGATTTCTGGCTGCCATGGCCCTGGTGGTGATAACTCCCAGTGGGCCGGAACAGGTCTCATTCGGATTCATGTTCTACAATGACAATTTCGCTTCATTTTTCAAGATAGTCTTGCTACTGGCCGGTTTCATGGTGGTCTCGAGTTCTCATGAAACTGTCAAAAAGTATATTACTAATCCGGGCGAATACTTCGGGTTGCTCGCTATCTCTACTGTCGGTATGATGTACCTGGTTTCTGCTACCGAGCTGGTATCACTGTACGTCGCCCTCGAGCTGTCGACCATACCGCTGTTCGTTCTGGCGGCCATTCAGAAGAAGCAGATGAAATCATCCGAGGCTGGGTTAAAATACTTGATTCTGGGAGCGCTGTCTTCCGCTTTCCTTCTGTACGGCATAAGCTTCATCTACGGTATGACCGGTTCAACCGTCCTGGTTGAGGAATCGATCGCCATGCTTCTGAACAGCGGAAAAATTCAGTACGGTATGGTGCTGTCGTTGGTGTTCATCCTGGCCGGTCTGGGTTTCAAACTGGCGGTTGTGCCGTTTCATATGTGGGCTCCGGATGTTTACGAGGGAGCGCCTACGCCGATAACCGCCTATCTTTCAGTGGCCTCCAAAGCCGCGGCCCTGGCCGCTCTGGCGCGCATCATCTATGGTGTTTATACTGTCGGCACAGCCTCTGACCATTGGGGCCTCCTGATCGCTGTTCTGGCATCGCTGGCAATGATTATCGGCAATGTAGCCGCTATCCTGCAAAACAATATCAAACGCATGCTGGCTTATTCATCGATTGCCCAGGCAGGCTATATCCTGGTCGGCTTCGTCGCCGCCTCGCAACTAGGGATTTCCAGCATTTCGATTTACATATTCGCCTATCTGTTTGCCAACCTGGGAGCGTTTGCGGTCGTAATCGCCGCCGGCCATAAACTTGAAAGCGATCAAATCAAAGATTATGGCGCCCTGGTTAAAAAATCACCGTTTTTAGCGGCCTGCCTGACCGTGTTTTTGCTGAGCCTGGCGGGTATTCCACCCCTGGCCGGTTTTATCGCTAAATACCGGGTTTTCATGGCGGCGATCGAGAATGGAAACTACTTCTGGCTGGTCATGATCGCTGTCGCGACCTCGGTGGTTTCGATATTTTACTATGTTCGCGTAGTCAAGGAAATGTTTATAACCGAAAAGAGCCCGCTCGACAAGGAAGGTGAAACTCCGGCCCGCTGGCAGTTGTCCTCACCGGTAACCGTCGCTATCTTGATCGGGCTGATCGGTACACTCATCGTAGGGATATACCCACAGCCGTTTTTGGATCTGGCCGACACTGTCACTCAGTCTTTTGTCTATTGA
- a CDS encoding CBS domain-containing protein, with the protein MSMKLSQLLDRDLIVPDLKARIKYEAITEILNQIIGKYPFLNQRIITERIIEREKIEDTSYGRGFAFPHARTDAVDRMYIALGISKQGLEDRTSDNQKLHVVCLMLTPSKISKSYLQTLSAFANLARTPGHTEKLLTSRGVDDIMGVIDDSGVEIKRELTVSDVMKRDVVTVNPDCSLKEVANVLFEHRISGIIVIDDDDIVVGMIDNRQLVKAALPDYQSLISNLAMSYDSESFENILRTEEDVKVSQLMDTNVETLGENTSVVEAAALMLFKDLRRVPIVIGKKLIGVITISDIVSKIIRG; encoded by the coding sequence TTGAGTATGAAACTCAGCCAGCTTTTAGACAGGGATCTGATTGTGCCTGATCTGAAGGCACGAATCAAATACGAGGCGATTACTGAAATCCTCAACCAGATAATCGGCAAGTACCCTTTTCTAAACCAGAGAATCATCACCGAGAGAATCATCGAACGAGAAAAGATCGAGGATACTTCCTACGGTCGCGGATTCGCCTTTCCCCATGCCCGTACAGACGCGGTCGACCGTATGTATATTGCCCTGGGAATCTCCAAGCAGGGTCTCGAGGACCGCACCTCCGACAACCAGAAGCTGCACGTGGTCTGCCTGATGCTGACTCCCTCTAAAATTTCCAAAAGCTATCTGCAGACCCTTTCGGCTTTTGCCAACCTGGCCCGTACACCGGGCCACACCGAGAAGCTTTTGACTTCTCGCGGGGTCGATGATATCATGGGGGTAATCGACGACAGCGGTGTTGAAATCAAGCGTGAGCTGACGGTTTCGGACGTGATGAAGCGCGATGTGGTCACGGTCAATCCGGACTGCAGTTTGAAGGAAGTCGCCAATGTTCTCTTCGAGCACCGTATCTCCGGCATCATCGTTATCGATGATGATGATATAGTGGTTGGTATGATCGACAACCGCCAGCTTGTCAAGGCCGCCCTGCCCGATTACCAGTCATTGATTTCCAACCTGGCGATGTCCTACGATTCCGAATCGTTCGAAAATATCCTTCGGACCGAGGAGGATGTCAAAGTATCGCAATTGATGGATACCAATGTCGAGACACTGGGCGAAAACACTTCCGTGGTCGAAGCGGCCGCGCTGATGCTTTTCAAAGACCTCCGAAGGGTGCCGATCGTCATCGGCAAAAAACTGATCGGCGTAATCACGATTTCTGATATAGTCTCCAAAATTATCCGCGGTTAA
- a CDS encoding calcium/sodium antiporter, with translation MLMIIIYILSGGVLLYFGGEWLVSGSSSFALRRGVSKLIIGLTIVAFGTSAPELFISSVAAFKGSASISIGNIIGSNIANIGLILGFSALIFPPQVSAVSIKFQVPFAIGVAILLLLLSLNSLIGPIDSLVFLAGFVFFNLYCVKKSREGVIKVETEVSGVLRSRFHDYLFVILGLLALPAGSELFVRGAIDLARLIGVSEFMIGLSLVALGTSLPELATSIVAAVRKESDIVVGNVIGSCIFNILLVMGVVGLIKPVRVPTESLYIDIPLMIVITIALYPMFSSGRKVSRLEGVMLLSVYVGYIVFVALRG, from the coding sequence ATGCTGATGATAATTATATACATACTTTCAGGCGGTGTCCTGCTCTATTTCGGCGGTGAATGGCTGGTGAGCGGATCTTCATCTTTTGCTCTTCGGCGGGGTGTCTCCAAGCTGATCATCGGACTGACGATTGTCGCTTTCGGCACTTCTGCTCCCGAACTGTTTATCTCCAGCGTGGCCGCCTTCAAGGGCAGTGCCTCGATTTCTATCGGCAATATCATAGGTTCCAATATCGCCAATATAGGACTGATACTCGGCTTCTCCGCACTCATATTTCCACCTCAGGTATCGGCAGTTTCAATCAAGTTCCAGGTGCCGTTCGCTATCGGGGTGGCGATTTTACTGCTGTTGCTTTCGCTGAACAGCTTAATCGGACCGATCGATTCTCTCGTGTTTTTGGCAGGCTTTGTATTCTTCAACCTTTACTGCGTGAAGAAGTCCCGTGAGGGCGTGATCAAAGTCGAAACCGAGGTCTCCGGTGTTTTGCGCAGTCGTTTCCACGATTACCTGTTCGTAATACTGGGCCTTTTGGCACTCCCGGCCGGATCGGAACTGTTCGTGCGCGGGGCTATCGACCTGGCGCGTTTGATCGGTGTTTCCGAATTCATGATCGGCCTCTCACTCGTGGCTTTGGGGACTTCACTGCCGGAACTGGCTACCTCGATCGTGGCCGCCGTACGCAAGGAATCTGATATCGTGGTCGGCAATGTGATCGGATCGTGCATTTTCAACATCCTGCTGGTAATGGGTGTGGTCGGGCTGATCAAGCCGGTCAGAGTCCCCACAGAATCACTGTATATCGATATTCCGCTTATGATCGTGATTACTATAGCCCTCTATCCGATGTTTTCTTCGGGCAGGAAAGTCAGTCGGCTGGAAGGAGTAATGCTGCTTTCGGTGTATGTCGGATACATCGTGTTTGTTGCCCTTAGAGGATAA
- a CDS encoding DUF1648 domain-containing protein — MNRFLKISWFGLMGLMTVQILFHYPELPQRMASHFDFSGKPDDWMDKTTFFVVWIAMLAFMNLMVPLVNWLMKKAPRSLINVPNKEIWMGTESNLKKLSKILENTMLMMILGVDLIFLYALQHTYEYNTTGQAELMTGFLIVMIVVVMIIPLVYLFRALRVTPEIRRRYELEKARQSSE, encoded by the coding sequence ATGAACAGGTTTTTGAAAATATCATGGTTTGGGCTGATGGGATTAATGACAGTTCAGATCCTGTTTCATTATCCCGAACTGCCCCAGAGAATGGCCTCCCATTTCGATTTCAGCGGAAAGCCGGATGACTGGATGGATAAGACTACCTTTTTTGTAGTCTGGATCGCTATGCTGGCGTTTATGAACCTTATGGTTCCGCTGGTTAACTGGTTAATGAAGAAAGCTCCCCGCTCTTTGATCAATGTGCCAAACAAAGAAATCTGGATGGGAACTGAAAGCAATCTCAAAAAGCTGTCTAAAATCCTGGAAAACACGATGCTTATGATGATCCTGGGAGTGGATCTGATCTTTCTCTATGCACTGCAACATACCTATGAGTACAACACTACTGGACAGGCTGAACTTATGACAGGCTTCTTAATCGTAATGATTGTGGTTGTGATGATTATACCGCTGGTTTACCTGTTCAGGGCTCTCAGAGTCACCCCGGAAATACGCCGTCGCTACGAACTTGAAAAAGCCCGACAGTCGAGCGAATAA
- the serC gene encoding 3-phosphoserine/phosphohydroxythreonine transaminase, translating to MSDRVYNFNPGPATLPLDALEKAKKEFLDYRDTGMSIIETSHRSPEFEGVLADAQALFKELLGIPDNYHILFMGGGASLQFAMIPMNFIGDGGSADYINTGTWSTKAIKEADIIAKGNVIASSEDKNFCYIPENYNLTDGAAYLHITTNNTIKGTQWHNFPDTGATPLVADMSSDILSYKFDVSKFAMIYAGAQKNLGPSGVTVILMREDFAAKAKEGLPTMLSYGTHIKKNSLFNTPPVFPIYMVKLVLDWVKKQGGLEKVEEINRKKAGMIYEAMDNSDGYYKGTAEVKDRSIMNLTMRMENEELEKKFIAKAKEKGLHGLKGHRSVGGIRASMYNAFPLKGAEKLAEFMEKFKKKN from the coding sequence ATGTCAGACAGAGTGTACAATTTCAATCCCGGCCCGGCGACTCTTCCGCTGGATGCGCTCGAAAAAGCTAAAAAAGAATTTCTTGATTATCGCGATACCGGAATGTCGATCATCGAGACCTCACATCGCTCGCCCGAATTCGAGGGTGTGCTGGCCGATGCCCAGGCTCTTTTCAAGGAGCTTCTGGGGATTCCGGATAATTACCATATCCTCTTTATGGGCGGCGGCGCCAGCCTGCAGTTTGCCATGATCCCGATGAATTTCATTGGGGACGGCGGTTCAGCTGATTATATCAACACCGGTACCTGGTCGACCAAGGCAATCAAGGAAGCTGATATCATTGCCAAAGGCAATGTGATAGCATCTTCTGAGGACAAGAATTTCTGTTATATCCCGGAAAACTACAACCTTACCGATGGCGCGGCCTACCTGCACATCACTACCAATAACACCATCAAGGGCACGCAGTGGCACAATTTCCCGGATACAGGCGCAACTCCGCTGGTGGCGGATATGTCTTCCGACATACTCAGTTACAAGTTTGATGTCAGTAAGTTTGCCATGATCTATGCCGGCGCGCAGAAGAATCTGGGACCGTCGGGCGTGACTGTTATTTTGATGCGCGAGGATTTCGCGGCCAAGGCCAAAGAGGGTCTGCCGACCATGCTTTCCTACGGCACCCATATCAAGAAGAATTCCCTTTTCAACACCCCGCCGGTTTTCCCGATTTACATGGTTAAACTTGTGCTGGATTGGGTTAAAAAACAGGGCGGTCTGGAGAAAGTCGAGGAGATCAACCGCAAAAAAGCGGGCATGATTTACGAGGCCATGGACAACTCCGACGGTTACTACAAGGGTACCGCAGAAGTCAAGGATCGTTCGATCATGAACCTCACCATGCGCATGGAAAACGAAGAGCTCGAAAAGAAATTCATCGCCAAGGCCAAGGAAAAAGGCCTGCACGGCCTCAAGGGCCATCGTTCGGTGGGTGGTATTCGAGCTTCGATGTACAACGCTTTCCCGCTCAAGGGCGCGGAAAAACTGGCCGAATTTATGGAGAAATTCAAAAAGAAAAACTGA
- a CDS encoding hydroxyacid dehydrogenase, protein MKILISDAFDPGLPDKLSKFGEVTDDKSQLAEADVVLVRSKTKCTKEYIDSATNLKLIIRGGVGLDNIDLEYAKTKGVKVYNTAAASSIAVAELAMALMMAMPHNIVKGDNTMKKGEWAKKQLKRTELYGKTLGIIGCGRIGTEVARRARCFGMTVLGCDPFVTTHELMEMQTDMGGMLGRCDYLSLNLPLTDETKGIVNKDMIAKMKDGVYIVNTGRGKTVAEEDVAEALKSGKIAGYGNDVWYSDPPESTPLTDAPNTVLTPHIGASTKENLLRIGDIIEELIGKFVDGKLD, encoded by the coding sequence ATGAAGATATTGATTTCCGATGCTTTCGATCCCGGGCTTCCTGACAAGCTGTCGAAATTCGGCGAGGTTACCGATGACAAGTCTCAGCTGGCCGAAGCTGATGTGGTTTTGGTGCGCTCCAAGACCAAATGCACCAAAGAGTATATCGATTCCGCCACGAACCTGAAGCTTATCATAAGGGGTGGCGTGGGGCTCGACAATATCGATCTTGAATACGCCAAGACCAAAGGTGTAAAAGTTTATAATACCGCCGCGGCATCCTCGATCGCGGTAGCTGAACTGGCTATGGCCCTGATGATGGCTATGCCCCATAATATCGTCAAAGGTGATAACACTATGAAAAAAGGCGAGTGGGCTAAAAAACAGCTTAAGCGCACCGAACTCTATGGCAAGACCCTGGGGATCATCGGATGCGGTCGTATCGGCACCGAGGTCGCCCGTCGCGCGCGCTGTTTTGGCATGACGGTTCTGGGATGCGATCCGTTTGTCACGACCCATGAGTTGATGGAGATGCAGACCGATATGGGCGGTATGCTGGGGCGTTGCGACTATCTCTCTCTCAATCTGCCCCTGACTGACGAGACTAAAGGCATCGTCAACAAGGACATGATCGCCAAGATGAAAGACGGCGTCTATATCGTCAATACCGGTCGCGGTAAGACCGTGGCTGAAGAAGATGTGGCCGAGGCTCTCAAGTCGGGCAAGATCGCGGGCTATGGCAACGACGTCTGGTATTCGGATCCGCCCGAGAGCACACCCCTGACCGATGCTCCCAACACGGTTCTGACTCCGCATATCGGAGCGTCCACAAAAGAAAACCTGCTTCGTATAGGTGATATTATCGAGGAATTGATCGGAAAGTTTGTCGATGGCAAGCTTGATTAA
- a CDS encoding DUF1015 family protein produces MITIRPFKGLRPKVELAEQVAAPPYDVLSSEEARTMAGENRYTFLHINKPEIDLPEGTDPYDDLVYQTGRDNLKRFIEEGILVQDNQDSLYIYRQVWKGHTQTGYFCLSSVKDYDQGRIKKHEFTRPKKEADRTKLIDVMNAQVGPVFLLYKHQPILDGLLEEATSEEPLINFTTPDEVTHQLWVVDDTDFNQRVVDAFKKLEATYIADGHHRTASASNVCKLRKEKDSKHTGDEPYNWILSVIFPDNQLKILPYNRVVTDLNDLDKDTFLQKVGEKFNCDKLDKTVSIENEHEFGMYLDGDWYMLTPRPGTFMINSVLEALDVNILMTNLLEPVLGIGDPRTDPRIEFVGGIRGNSELKRLVDSGKFAVAFSLYPTSVERLIDVADAGKVMPPKSTWFEPKLRSGMVSHLL; encoded by the coding sequence ATGATTACGATTAGACCATTTAAGGGACTCAGGCCAAAAGTTGAACTGGCGGAACAGGTGGCGGCTCCACCTTACGATGTTCTCTCATCGGAGGAAGCCCGCACCATGGCCGGCGAAAACAGGTATACGTTTTTACATATCAATAAACCGGAAATCGATCTGCCGGAGGGAACTGACCCTTACGACGATCTGGTCTATCAAACCGGCCGTGACAATCTCAAACGCTTTATCGAAGAGGGAATACTGGTCCAGGATAATCAGGATTCGCTTTATATCTATCGCCAGGTCTGGAAAGGACATACCCAGACCGGATATTTCTGTCTTTCATCGGTCAAAGATTACGACCAGGGACGAATCAAAAAGCATGAATTCACCCGCCCCAAAAAAGAGGCCGACCGTACTAAGCTGATCGATGTCATGAACGCCCAGGTGGGGCCCGTGTTTTTGCTCTACAAGCATCAACCGATCCTGGATGGTCTTTTGGAGGAGGCAACTTCGGAAGAACCGCTGATCAATTTCACAACTCCCGATGAGGTAACCCATCAGCTCTGGGTAGTCGATGATACGGATTTCAATCAGCGTGTGGTCGATGCCTTTAAAAAGCTCGAGGCTACCTACATCGCCGACGGCCATCACCGCACAGCCTCCGCCTCCAATGTCTGTAAACTGCGCAAAGAAAAAGACTCGAAGCATACCGGAGATGAACCTTACAACTGGATTCTGTCAGTGATTTTCCCCGACAACCAGCTGAAGATACTGCCATACAATCGTGTGGTAACCGATCTGAATGATCTCGACAAGGATACATTTCTGCAGAAAGTCGGCGAGAAATTCAACTGCGACAAGCTCGATAAGACCGTTTCCATTGAAAACGAACATGAATTCGGTATGTATCTCGACGGGGACTGGTATATGCTGACCCCCAGGCCGGGCACTTTCATGATCAACAGCGTACTTGAGGCATTGGATGTCAATATACTGATGACCAACCTTTTAGAACCGGTGCTGGGTATCGGCGATCCCCGAACCGATCCGCGTATCGAATTTGTGGGCGGAATCCGTGGCAACTCAGAACTCAAGCGCCTGGTTGACTCCGGCAAATTCGCAGTGGCTTTCTCATTGTACCCGACTTCTGTCGAGAGGTTGATCGATGTGGCCGACGCCGGCAAGGTGATGCCACCCAAGTCGACCTGGTTTGAACCAAAACTGAGAAGCGGTATGGTCAGTCATCTGCTTTAG
- a CDS encoding arginine decarboxylase, pyruvoyl-dependent has translation MTPKKMFLTRGVGIHKEKLNSFELALRDANIAMYNLVTVSSILPPGARIIPKNEGLSLLEPGQVVYAVMSRNSTDEPNRLISASVGVAIPQDRKQYGYLSEHHAYGWTGRHAGDYAEDLAVDMLATTMGLKINLDKSWDENREIWKVQGKIIRTRNSTQSAKGHKSGSWTTVVAAAIMIL, from the coding sequence ATGACGCCTAAGAAGATGTTTTTAACCCGCGGTGTGGGGATTCATAAAGAAAAACTGAATTCATTTGAACTCGCGTTGCGCGATGCAAATATCGCCATGTACAATCTGGTCACGGTCTCCTCGATTCTTCCGCCCGGAGCAAGAATTATCCCCAAGAATGAGGGACTCAGCCTCCTCGAACCGGGTCAGGTAGTCTATGCGGTCATGAGCCGTAACTCCACCGATGAGCCTAATCGCCTGATTTCAGCCTCAGTGGGAGTTGCAATTCCACAGGATCGTAAACAGTACGGTTACCTGTCCGAGCATCATGCCTACGGCTGGACCGGCCGTCATGCCGGCGATTATGCCGAGGACCTTGCGGTTGATATGCTCGCCACTACTATGGGACTGAAAATCAACCTGGATAAGAGCTGGGATGAAAACCGCGAAATCTGGAAAGTTCAGGGCAAGATTATCCGTACACGCAATTCTACTCAATCCGCAAAGGGTCATAAGTCCGGTAGCTGGACAACCGTAGTAGCCGCCGCCATCATGATTCTATAA